CCTGCGCGATCAAGGCGTCGAAGTTTTCCTGCTGAGCAATCTGCTGGCTGACACCCTGGCCGTCCCGGAAGCCAAAGACTGGCTGCTGAGCACACAGGTTTCCGACCTTCGCCTGGGCCCGCGTTTTGCCAATGACGTCCGCTGCTTCCTGGCCGATCTGCCGCATCAGGAGCTGGCTTCCATTCTGCTGGGCGGCCTGAGCTATGCAGAGCTTCCAATTCAGTCCTCTTCGATGATGCAAAGCATGTACGATGCACATGACTTCATTATCAAGCCCCTGCCAAATCATTTGTTTACCCGCGACACTTCCTGCTGGGTGTATGGCGGTGTCTCCATTAACCCGATGGCGAAACCAGCCCGCCAGCGCGAAACCAACCACCTGCGGGCGATTTACCGCTGGCACCCGACCTTCGCCGGACAAGACTTCATCAAATACTTCGGCGATGAAGAAAAGAGCTACGACAAATCCACCATCGAAGGCGGCGACGTACTGGTGATCGGTAAGGGTGCTGTCCTGATTGGGATGTCTGAGCGCACCACCCCGCAAGGCGTCGAGCAACTGGCGTCCAGCCTGTTCAAACACGGCCAGGCCAAGCAAGTCATCGCCATGGAGCTGCCGAAGCACCGCTCCTGCATGCACTTAGATACCGTGATGACCCATATGCGGGAAGACACCTTCTCGGTCTACCCGGAAGTGGTGCGCAAAGACCTCAAATGCTGGAGCCTGACCGGTGATGCGAGCGGCACCGTGAACGTCAAAGAGGAAGGCTACTTCGTCCATGCGATTGAAAAAGCTCTGGGCGTCGGTCAGTTGAATCTGATCACCACCGGCGGCGACAGCTACGAAGCCGAACGCGAGCAGTGGAACGATGCCAACAACGTGCTGACCGTCAAACCGGGCGTGGTCATTGGCTACGAGCGGAACGTCTACACCAACGAGAAATACGACAAGGCCGGGATAACTGTCCTGCCAATCCCGGGGGATGAACTGGGCCGCGGCCGCGGCGGCGCACGCTGCATGAGTTGCCCAATCGAGCGTGACGGTATTTAAGCGCTGCAGTTTTGAAACACATGAGGATTGGAACGTGACAGGCGCCAACCTGACACGTAGTCAACCCAAAAGCAGTCAACCCGAAAAAAGATGGCCGGCACCACGTCTGCCGGCCCTGACCAAACGATGAAGAGAGACGATCCCATGACCAAACAAACCGTCGTTGTCGCCCTCGGTGGGAATGCCCTGCTCCGCCGCGGCGAGCCACTGGAAGCTGATATCCAACGGCAGAATATTGCGACCGCCGCCAAAGCGATTGCCGATATCGCCACCGAATACAATGTCGTACTGGTTCACGGCAATGGTCCGCAAGTCGGCCTGCTGGCCCTGCAAGGACTGGAATACAAGCAGGTGAATCCTTATCCGCTGGATGTACTGGGCTCCGAAACCCAGGGGATGATCGGCTATATGCTGATGCAAGAGCTGAAGAACCTGCTGCCGGATCAGCAAATCTCCTGCATGCTGACCCAGATGAGCGTCGATCCGAACGATCCGGCGTTTGCCAATCCGACCAAGCCGATCGGTCCGGTCTATGACGAAGCCGAAGCCCGGACATTGGCAGAAAAATACCACTGGACCGTGAAACCGGATGGCCCTTACTTCCGCCGTGTGGTGCCGAGCCCGCTGCCAACCGGCATCATCGAAGATGAGGCCATTACCACGCTGATTAACCAAAACCATCTGGTGATCTGCACCGGTGGCGGCGGGATCCCGGTCAAAGAAGAAAACGGCAAGCTGGTCGGGGTGGAAGCGGTGATCGACAAAGACATGTCGGCAGCTTTCCTGGCCAAGCAGCTCGGGGCCGATGCCCTGCTGATCCTGACCGACGCCGATGCCGTCTACCTCGACTGGGGCCAGCCAACCCAGAAAGCACTGCGCAGCACCACCCCGACTGAACTGGCGCAATACCAGTTCGACGCCGGCTCCATGGGACCGAAAATCGAGGCTTCCTGCGAATTTATTCGCCAGGGCGGCAAGCTGGTCGGCATCGGCTCGCTGGAAGACGGCCTGAATATCCTGAAAGGTGAAGCCGGAACAAATATTATTTCAGAATAACAGAATAGTTATTCACAAATTCACCCAAATACGTTACACATGACACAGACGCACCGGCCAGGCTTGAGACGGATCGCCATGGCCGGGACAGAGAGATACCGATTATTGAGAGGAATACACCATGGCTTTTAATCTTCGCAACCGTAACTTCCTGAAACTACTCGACTTCACACCACGCGAAATTCAACATCTGCTCGAGCTGTCGGCCGAGCTGAAAAAAGCCAAGTACAACGGGTATGAGCAGCCACGCCTGACCGGCAAGAACATTGCGCTGATCTTTGAAAAAACCTCCACCCGTACCCGCTGCGCATTTGAAGTTGCCGCCTTCGACCAGGGTGCCCAGGTTTCTTACCTTGGCCCATCCGGTTCACAAATCGGCCACAAAGAATCGATGAAAGACACCGCCCGCGTCTTGGGCCGCATGTATGACGGCATCGAATACCGCGGCTTTGGCCAGGCCATCGTCGAAGAGCTGGGCCAGTATGCCGGCGTGCCGGTATGGAACGGCCTGACGGACGAATTCCACCCGACCCAGATTCTGGCCGATTTCCTGACCATGCAAGAGCACGGCCGCGGCAAGCAACTGCACGAAATCACCTTCGCCTACCTGGGCGATGCCCGTAACAACATGGGGAACTCCCTGATGGTCGGCGCCGCGAAAATGGGGATGGATATCCGTCTGGTGGCTCCGAAAGCCTTCTGGCCGGAAGACGCTCTGGTCGCGCAGTGCCGCGAGATTGCCGCGCAGACCGGCGCCAAAATCACCCTGACTGAAGATGTGCAGGAAGGCGTGCAAGGCTGTGACTTCCTCTACACCGACGTCTGGGTCTCCATGGGTGAATCCAAAGAAGCCTGGGAGGAGCGGGTGAAACTGATGACGCCGTATCAGGTGAATATGGATGTCATCAAAGCCACCGGCAACCCGCATGTGAAATTCATGCACTGCCTGCCGGCGTTCCACAACGACGAAACCACCGTCGGGAAGGAAATTGCAGAGAAGTACGGTATGGCCGGCCTGGAGGTCACCGAAGAGGTGTTTGAGTCTGAGCATTCCATCGTCTTCGATGAGGCCGAAAACCGCATGCACACCATCAAAGCAGTCATGGTGGCAACCCTAGGCAACTAAGCGCCCCGCCACCGTCCATGCACCCGCCGTCCCCCGATCCGGCGGGTGCATTTTTCTTCACGCCCCCAAAGAACAAAACCACGTTAAACCACTGAATATCAAGCCGTTGTTGCCATTTGTTATGCGCTTTTCTCTCTTGCCCAAATGCATAAATTTCCGCCCGGTGAATAGTTTTGGCAAACGCTTGCGCTCACAAAAAATGGGCGTATAATCCTCCGCAATTTGTCAAAAGGGCACGGAAAAATGAACCACGTTTCGCAGTACAACCTGACGCGAATCCGCCGAATCTCGGCGCTGGTCCCGTTTTTCTGTTTTTACCATTTTGAAAAAAGAGCCTCCTGATTTTAGGGGGCTTTTTTTTGTCTGCAGCCAGCATCAGTGCAGAATCGTGTTCAGTAATTAATCATAGGGAATAGCAGCCATGGCGAATACGTTGTTTCAAAAACACATCATCTCCATTCCGGAACTCAGCCGAAGTGAACTTGAACTTATTGTGGAAACCGCAGGGCAACTGAAAGCAACGCCAAATCCAGAGCTGCTGAAAAACAAAGTCGTCGCCAGCTGCTTTTTCGAGCCGTCGACCCGCACCCGCCTGTCTTTCGAAACGGCCATCCAGCGCCTCGGCGGCTCCGTGATCGGCTTTGATAACGGCGGCAACACCTCGCTGGCGAAAAAGGGCGAAACCCTGGCCGACTCGGTTCAGGTCATCTCCTCCTACGTTGACGCCTTTGTCATGCGCCACCCGCAGGAAGGGGCCGCCCGCCTGGCATCCGAGTTTTCCAACGGCGTACCGGTGATTAACGGCGGTGACGGCGCCAACCAGCACCCGACCCAAACCCTGCTGGACCTGTTCAGCATCTACGAAACTCAGGGCCGTCTGGATAACCTCAACGTTGCCTTTGTCGGCGACCTCAAGTACGGCCGCACGGTCCACTCCCTGACCCAGGCACTGTCGAAGTTCAACAACATCAACTTCTTCTTCATCGCCCCGGAAGTACTGGCAATGCCGGACTACATCTGCGAAGAGCTGGACGAAGCCGGGATCAGCTACAGCCTGCACAGCAGCATGGAAGAAGTGATCCCGCAGCTCGATGTGCTGTACATGACCCGGGTCCAGAAAGAGCGGTTTGACGAGTCTGAATACGCCCACATGAAAGCGGCCTATATCCTGACCGCCGACATGCTTCAGGAAGCCCGCGACAACCTGAAAGTGCTGCACCCGCTGCCACGGGTCGATGAAATCACCGTGGATGTCGACAAGACCCCGTATGCCTACTATTTCCAGCAAGCCGAAAACGGCGTGTATGCCCGCCAAGCCCTACTGGCCCTGGTACTGAACGAAGCCATTTAAGCAGGAGATGAACATCATGACCAAAGAAACCCAACTGCAGGTTGAAGCGATCAAAAACGGTTCTGTGATCGACCATATTCCGGCCAACGTAGGCATCAAGGTGCTCAAGCTGTTCAAAATGGACAGCACCAATCAACGCGTCACCGTCGGTCTGAACCTGCCGTCTTCTGCCCTCGGCGCCAAAGATCTGATCAAGATTGAAAACACCTTCCTCAGCGAAGAGCAGGCCAACCAGCTGGCGCTGTATGCGCCGAAGGCCACAGTGAACCAGATCGAAAACTACGAAGTGGTGAAAAAGCTGACCCTGGCACTGCCGGAGCAGATCCACGGCGTGTTTAAGTGCCCGAACACCAACTGCATCACCCACGGTGAGCCGGTCGACAGCAGCTTCACCGTGCGGACCAAGAAAGAAGATGTCCAGCTCAAGTGTAAATACTGCGAAAAAGTCTTCTCCCGCGAGATCGTGACCGAGTGTAACTAACCGGCCCGATTGTCCCGGCAACCTTGTCAACAAGCTAAGAAAACCGGCTCACCTGTGAGTCGGTTTTTTCATTCTCATTTCTAACGCGAAATCCCGCGGCCTCTCCCGCTACCTTTGTACCTGATAACTCCAAAATAAGCGGCGCGGATGCGCCTGTTCCCCCGGCCGGACACAACGGGCCCCTGAGATTCAGAGGAACACGGCATGACGTTGTTGGTACACCTGAAGCGATTTCACCGCCCCTCACGCACCGGGCTGTGCCTGAGCGTCTGCATGCTGGCCAGCTGCGTCACGAGTAACGGGCCGGTCAGCCCGGCCAACCCCCACCAAGCCAACCAAATGGTTGTGGTCGGCATCCCGCTGCTGCTGGGCGGATTCGGCTCCGCGGTCCCCGTCAATGACCAGTACATGATCACCGCCAAGCATGTCGCCAGGCTGTCGTGGGATTTCGAGGTGATCCACCATCCCTTCTGTGATCTGTCACTGATCCGCCGCCGCGCCGATTTTATTCCGACCTGGGGACTGATCTACCCGGATCAACCCGTTTCGCACCACGGCCATTCACTGCTCGGCAACACCATCAAGGGCAAGGGGAAATATCTTCAGGACGTGATTGATACCAACACCGACTGCCTGTATTCCCTCAGCGACGCCCCGGTCATGTCAGGCATGAGCGGCGGCCCGGTGTTCAACCAGTACGGGGATATCGTCGGGATCACCGTCGCGATCGTCAACAATCCCGAGGATCTGCGCAACCTGCGCCCCGCCCGGCGCTATAGTCAGTTTGTCCCGGCGACCCTGATCTTTGACTGGCTTGATGCGCTCGGTATCGCCACCACCGCTGCCACTTCGGAACTGGCGGCGATCCAGGTGTCTCCGTACGTGCGCCGGCTCAACCGACCGGGAGTGACCCCAACAGAGCTGGCCCAAACGAAGCAGCCCCAAACAGAACAGAGCCGCATCGACGGCTTAACCCCCGCCGTATCCGACAGTGCTGCGGCACTACGCTCCCCGGCCCCGGTACACCACGAGCCGCTGGCAACCCCGCAAACCGGCAGCCGGATCCCGGTCGCCCCGGCCTATCTGCCCCCGGGCCAGCACAGCGTACCGGCCAGCAATGCCGAAGCCCTGTCCGGACTCCGGCCGCAACCCGAGGACGACACCCAGCTGGCTGCCAAGCCTTCGGGGACACCAGCTTCGCCGCCGTTCAAGCGTCGGTATTTATTCGGCGGTTCGGAATATAATGCCGATCAGTAATGCTCATTACGGAATATTATTTTGGTGACAGGGGTCAAGAAACCCTGTTTTCATTATTGATATGATGCTTATGCAAAGTCATGCAACCTGAACATACCTGAGACGATCCCTGTTCCTGAAATGAATGAGAGAGGAGTTGCCCGTGATTGGAGCCCATTCGCACGGCGCGATGAATGCATTTCCCCCCGATGAAAATATCGCTGCGGCCTGTAAGCGCCTGCTTCAGCAACAAAGCTTTACCACCCAGGATGACATCCGCCAGCGGCTGATCGACCTGGGCTATGACGATGTCAGCCAGTCGACGGTTTCACGGCTACTCTCGCGCCTGGGCGTCGCCAAAATCCCGAACGCCTACGGCAAGAAGGTCTACTGCCTGACGGTCGAAAGCGAACCGGTCCAGGTCGGCTCTTCCATCGCCTCGCAAATCGAATTCATTACCCACAACCAGCTGGTGGTAGTGGTCAAAACCCATCCCGGCAGTGCCCAGCTCGTGGCCCGGCTCATCGATATCCAGCCCCATGCTGAAATTCTCGGCACGGTCGGCGGCAACGATACCGTGATGGTTGCGCCGAAAGACATCACCCGGATCGAGCAATGTGAGCAAGTGGTCAAGGCCCGGCTGGGTATCCCAAACTAGCATAAAAAATCCTGCGGCGGTCACAGGAAAATACTTTGACCTCAACCGGTTTGAGCTGCACACTAAAGCCCTCTCAAATTCGTTGTAACTGACTGAGTAAGGACAACCAATGACTCAAGTACTACACACCGATCAGGCACCGGCAGCGATCGGCCCTTACGTTCAGGGCGTTGATCTGGGCAATATGATCCTGACTTCCGGCCAGATCCCGGTCAACCCGGCCACCGGCGAAGTTGCCGAGGATATCGCCGAGCAAGCGCGTCAGTCTCTGGAAAACGTGAAGGCCGTGGTTGAATCATCGGGCCTGAAAGTAGCCGACATCGTGAAGATGACGGTCTTTGTCAAAGATCTGAACGACTTCGGTATCGTAAACGAGGTGTACGGAAACTTCTTTGACGAGCACAACGCGCCGTATCCGGCCCGCTCTTGTGTGGAAGTCGCACGTCTGCCGAAAGACGTCAAAATTGAAATCGAAGCGATTGCGGTCCGTAAATAAGCGATCGCCCGGTTGTGAATAACGCGGTAAAACGTGATAAAAAAAGCTGTCTTCGGACAGCTTTTTTTTTGGTTCATTTCGACGGACGGTCAGTGTGCCTGCACATAGGCCAGTACCTGCGGGAACCAGGCCGTGAACTGCTCCGGCGTCTCTGCCACCGCCTGCACCAGTTCTTGTTCCGGCCACCAGCGATGCGCCATCACCTCATCCGGGTTCGGGACCACTGCCAGCGAAGAAACACACGCCACCAGCACATGGTCCAGCTCATGCTCAATCAGCTGGTTGTCCAACTCGGCACGGTAGACAAAACGGGCGATGTCTTCCAGCTGCGCCACTGTGGTGATCCCCATCTCTTCCGACAAGCGGCGGATCCCGGCCTGAGCCAGGGTTTCTTCCCGGCGCGGGTGGGAACAACAGGTATTGGTCCACAGCCCCCCGCTGTGATATTTGCCCAGCGCGCGCTGCTGCATCAGATACGCCCGCCCTTGTGGCGTCTCACGATACAGCAACACCGAAAATGCCAGGTGCAACGCACCCTCCCGGTGAGCCTGCATTTTTTCCCGGGCTCCCAACACCCGCCCCTGCGGGTCGACTAATACTACCTGCTCTTGTGCCATATTCTCTCTGGATCAATTCACAAACAAAAAGGACACGCCCCGCATGTCCTTTTGTGATTTTCGCTGTTGCCAATCATAAGCTTAGCGGTTACTTGTTGGCTGCACGCTGAACCGCTTCGGCATTGAGGGCTTCCAGCTTGGCGGCCATCATCTCATGGCAGGTATTCGACAGATGGCGGACGTCTTCTTTAGTGTAGCCTTGTGTGGAGACCGGCGGCATCACTTCCACAATCACCACCCCGTTATCCCAGCGGTTCATCTTCACGTGCTCTGTCGAACTGCAGACAATCGGCACCACCGGCACACCGGCGCCAATCGCCGCGTGGAACGCCCCGGTTTTAAACGGCAGCAGACCACGGCCGCGCGAACGAGTCCCTTCCGGGAACATCCACACCGACACGTTGCGCTGTTTAATTTTCTCAACCACCTGACCGATGGTCCCGGCCGCTTTGCTGCGGTTGGCACGGTCAATCAGGATGTTACCGCTCAGCCAGTACAGCTGCCCAAACAGCGGCGTCCAGGCCAGGCTTTTCTTACCCACCGTCACCGTACGCGGCATCACCGCACCGGAGACCGTGAACAAATCGAAATTGTTCTGATGGTTCGCCACATAGACGCTCGGCCCGACCTGATCGGCCCCGTCAGCGTAGCGGATTTCCAGCTTGATCCCAAACACCCGGGACATCTTGCTGAACAGACGACCGAAGGTGTGCACGTGCTTCGGGTTCCGTGGGCTGAGCAGGCAATAGCCACAGCCAAAAACAAACATCACTACGGCAAACACAGCAACCGCAATCATTCGCAAGACAAAAATCATGTAACTCTCCTCAGCGTACAAGCGTTCGCTAGTATACTCAGAGAGCAGGAAATTACACCTCTTTCGTGGATAATTTACGCGCGCTTGGCTTTCGGGCACAAAAAAGCCCTCCGAAGAGGGCTTTGCACATCATCGTGCTGCGGGTTTAGGCCTCGTCACTGCCGCCCGGCAGCTCGATTTCCATCCGGGTCACCCGCTGCAGACCGCGGGGCAGCATAGTTCCGCGACGACCGCGCTCACCGCGGAAGTTGTCCAGATCGGACGCTTTCAGTCCCAGCTTGCGCTTACCGGCATACAGCGTAATGGTCGCATTGGCCGGCAACACCGCCAATTGCGACAAATACTCCTCACGGGCCTTGGAGCGGGCCGCCGGAATATTGATGATCTTATTGCCCTTGCCCTTACCGAGCTGCGGCAGCTCTTTGATCGGGAACAGCAGCATCCGGCCTTCATTGGTGATCGCCAGGATCTCATCCTGCTCGAGATCCCCAATCGGCTGCGGCGGCATCACCTCGGCACTTTCCGGCACCGTCAGCAGGGCTTTCCCGCTCTTGTTCTTCGACACCATTTCAGCGGTCTTACAGATAAAGCCATAGCCGGCATCCGAGCCCATCAGCCATAGCTGGCTCTCTTCGGCCATCAGTACCTGACGCATGCTGGTGCCCGGCGACAGGTTAAGTCGGCCGGTGATCGGTTCGCCCTGGCTTCGGGCCGAAGGCAAAGTATGCGACTCCAGCGCGTAGCTGCGACCGTCGGTCGCCAGGAAAATCGCCGGTTGGTTGCTCTTGCCACGGGCATGGGCCTGGTAGCCGTCCCCGGACTTGTAGCTCAGCGTGGTCGGGTCCACATCATGCCCTTTGGCATGACGGATCCAGCCTTTTTCCGACAACACTACAGTGATCGGCTCACTCGGCACCAGATCACGCTCGGTCAGCGCCTTAGCTTCTTCCCGCTCGATCAGTGGTGAGCGGCGATCATCACCGTACTTCTCGGCATCCGCCAACAGCTCTTTTTTGAGCAGCGTATTGAGGCGACGCTCGGAGCCCAACAGTTTCTCCAGCTTGTCACGCTCTTGCGACAGCTCGTCCTGCTCGCCGCGGATCTTGATCTCTTCCAGCTTCGCCAACTGGCGCAGCTTGATTTCCAGGATCGCATCGGCCTGGATCTCCGTGAGGCCGAACCGGGCCATCAGCTCGGCCTTCGGGTCGTCCTCGGTCCGGATAATCTCAATCACCTCATCAATGTTGAGGTAAGCGGCCAGCAAACCTTCCAGGATATGCAGGCGGGCATTGACTTTATCCAGACGGTACTGCAAGCGGCGGCGCACTGTTTCACGACGGAAGATCAGCCACTCGCCGAGAATATCCATCAGCCCTTTCACCTGCGGACGGCCATCGAGCCCCAGCATATTCAGGTTCACCCGGTAGCTCTTTTCCAGATCGGTCGAGGCAAACAGGTGGTTCATCAGCTGCTCGCAATCGACGCGATTAGAGCGCGGGACGATCACGATCCGGGTCGGGTTCTCATGGTCCGACTCGTCGCGCAGATCTTCGACCATCGGCAGCTTCTTGGCTCGCATCTGGTTGGCGATCTGCTCCAGCAGCTTAGCGCCGGAGACCTGGTGCGGCAGGGCCGTCACCACGATGTCGCCGTTGTCCTTGTGCCAGACCGCGCGCATTTTGATACTGCCGCGGCCACTGCGATACACTTTTTTCAGCTCGCTTTTCGGGGTGATGATTTCCGCTTCAGTCGGGTAATCCGGGCCCTGAACGAAGCTCATCAGCTCATCCAGCTCCGCCTTGG
Above is a window of Photobacterium sp. TY1-4 DNA encoding:
- a CDS encoding 1-acylglycerol-3-phosphate O-acyltransferase; this translates as MIFVLRMIAVAVFAVVMFVFGCGYCLLSPRNPKHVHTFGRLFSKMSRVFGIKLEIRYADGADQVGPSVYVANHQNNFDLFTVSGAVMPRTVTVGKKSLAWTPLFGQLYWLSGNILIDRANRSKAAGTIGQVVEKIKQRNVSVWMFPEGTRSRGRGLLPFKTGAFHAAIGAGVPVVPIVCSSTEHVKMNRWDNGVVIVEVMPPVSTQGYTKEDVRHLSNTCHEMMAAKLEALNAEAVQRAANK
- a CDS encoding serine protease, translated to MTLLVHLKRFHRPSRTGLCLSVCMLASCVTSNGPVSPANPHQANQMVVVGIPLLLGGFGSAVPVNDQYMITAKHVARLSWDFEVIHHPFCDLSLIRRRADFIPTWGLIYPDQPVSHHGHSLLGNTIKGKGKYLQDVIDTNTDCLYSLSDAPVMSGMSGGPVFNQYGDIVGITVAIVNNPEDLRNLRPARRYSQFVPATLIFDWLDALGIATTAATSELAAIQVSPYVRRLNRPGVTPTELAQTKQPQTEQSRIDGLTPAVSDSAAALRSPAPVHHEPLATPQTGSRIPVAPAYLPPGQHSVPASNAEALSGLRPQPEDDTQLAAKPSGTPASPPFKRRYLFGGSEYNADQ
- the arcC gene encoding carbamate kinase, whose protein sequence is MTKQTVVVALGGNALLRRGEPLEADIQRQNIATAAKAIADIATEYNVVLVHGNGPQVGLLALQGLEYKQVNPYPLDVLGSETQGMIGYMLMQELKNLLPDQQISCMLTQMSVDPNDPAFANPTKPIGPVYDEAEARTLAEKYHWTVKPDGPYFRRVVPSPLPTGIIEDEAITTLINQNHLVICTGGGGIPVKEENGKLVGVEAVIDKDMSAAFLAKQLGADALLILTDADAVYLDWGQPTQKALRSTTPTELAQYQFDAGSMGPKIEASCEFIRQGGKLVGIGSLEDGLNILKGEAGTNIISE
- the pyrI gene encoding aspartate carbamoyltransferase regulatory subunit — translated: MTKETQLQVEAIKNGSVIDHIPANVGIKVLKLFKMDSTNQRVTVGLNLPSSALGAKDLIKIENTFLSEEQANQLALYAPKATVNQIENYEVVKKLTLALPEQIHGVFKCPNTNCITHGEPVDSSFTVRTKKEDVQLKCKYCEKVFSREIVTECN
- the parC gene encoding DNA topoisomerase IV subunit A yields the protein MTDVSMDGVEQLPLRKFTEDAYLNYSMYVIMDRALPFIGDGLKPVQRRIIYAMSELGLSATAKYKKSARTVGDVLGKYHPHGDSACYEAMVLMAQPFSYRYPLVDGQGNWGAPDDPKSFAAMRYTESRLSRFSEVLLSELGQGTADWVPNFDGTMKEPKMLPARLPHILLNGVTGIAVGMATDIPPHNAREVTEAVVHLIDHPKAELDELMSFVQGPDYPTEAEIITPKSELKKVYRSGRGSIKMRAVWHKDNGDIVVTALPHQVSGAKLLEQIANQMRAKKLPMVEDLRDESDHENPTRIVIVPRSNRVDCEQLMNHLFASTDLEKSYRVNLNMLGLDGRPQVKGLMDILGEWLIFRRETVRRRLQYRLDKVNARLHILEGLLAAYLNIDEVIEIIRTEDDPKAELMARFGLTEIQADAILEIKLRQLAKLEEIKIRGEQDELSQERDKLEKLLGSERRLNTLLKKELLADAEKYGDDRRSPLIEREEAKALTERDLVPSEPITVVLSEKGWIRHAKGHDVDPTTLSYKSGDGYQAHARGKSNQPAIFLATDGRSYALESHTLPSARSQGEPITGRLNLSPGTSMRQVLMAEESQLWLMGSDAGYGFICKTAEMVSKNKSGKALLTVPESAEVMPPQPIGDLEQDEILAITNEGRMLLFPIKELPQLGKGKGNKIINIPAARSKAREEYLSQLAVLPANATITLYAGKRKLGLKASDLDNFRGERGRRGTMLPRGLQRVTRMEIELPGGSDEA
- a CDS encoding arginine repressor is translated as MNAFPPDENIAAACKRLLQQQSFTTQDDIRQRLIDLGYDDVSQSTVSRLLSRLGVAKIPNAYGKKVYCLTVESEPVQVGSSIASQIEFITHNQLVVVVKTHPGSAQLVARLIDIQPHAEILGTVGGNDTVMVAPKDITRIEQCEQVVKARLGIPN
- a CDS encoding Rid family detoxifying hydrolase, encoding MTQVLHTDQAPAAIGPYVQGVDLGNMILTSGQIPVNPATGEVAEDIAEQARQSLENVKAVVESSGLKVADIVKMTVFVKDLNDFGIVNEVYGNFFDEHNAPYPARSCVEVARLPKDVKIEIEAIAVRK
- the arcA gene encoding arginine deiminase, with protein sequence MSKFYVGSEIGQLRRVLVHRPERALTHLTPSNCHELLFDDVLAVERAGEEHDAFAQTLRDQGVEVFLLSNLLADTLAVPEAKDWLLSTQVSDLRLGPRFANDVRCFLADLPHQELASILLGGLSYAELPIQSSSMMQSMYDAHDFIIKPLPNHLFTRDTSCWVYGGVSINPMAKPARQRETNHLRAIYRWHPTFAGQDFIKYFGDEEKSYDKSTIEGGDVLVIGKGAVLIGMSERTTPQGVEQLASSLFKHGQAKQVIAMELPKHRSCMHLDTVMTHMREDTFSVYPEVVRKDLKCWSLTGDASGTVNVKEEGYFVHAIEKALGVGQLNLITTGGDSYEAEREQWNDANNVLTVKPGVVIGYERNVYTNEKYDKAGITVLPIPGDELGRGRGGARCMSCPIERDGI
- the pyrB gene encoding aspartate carbamoyltransferase — translated: MANTLFQKHIISIPELSRSELELIVETAGQLKATPNPELLKNKVVASCFFEPSTRTRLSFETAIQRLGGSVIGFDNGGNTSLAKKGETLADSVQVISSYVDAFVMRHPQEGAARLASEFSNGVPVINGGDGANQHPTQTLLDLFSIYETQGRLDNLNVAFVGDLKYGRTVHSLTQALSKFNNINFFFIAPEVLAMPDYICEELDEAGISYSLHSSMEEVIPQLDVLYMTRVQKERFDESEYAHMKAAYILTADMLQEARDNLKVLHPLPRVDEITVDVDKTPYAYYFQQAENGVYARQALLALVLNEAI
- the idi gene encoding isopentenyl-diphosphate Delta-isomerase; the encoded protein is MAQEQVVLVDPQGRVLGAREKMQAHREGALHLAFSVLLYRETPQGRAYLMQQRALGKYHSGGLWTNTCCSHPRREETLAQAGIRRLSEEMGITTVAQLEDIARFVYRAELDNQLIEHELDHVLVACVSSLAVVPNPDEVMAHRWWPEQELVQAVAETPEQFTAWFPQVLAYVQAH
- a CDS encoding ornithine carbamoyltransferase — protein: MAFNLRNRNFLKLLDFTPREIQHLLELSAELKKAKYNGYEQPRLTGKNIALIFEKTSTRTRCAFEVAAFDQGAQVSYLGPSGSQIGHKESMKDTARVLGRMYDGIEYRGFGQAIVEELGQYAGVPVWNGLTDEFHPTQILADFLTMQEHGRGKQLHEITFAYLGDARNNMGNSLMVGAAKMGMDIRLVAPKAFWPEDALVAQCREIAAQTGAKITLTEDVQEGVQGCDFLYTDVWVSMGESKEAWEERVKLMTPYQVNMDVIKATGNPHVKFMHCLPAFHNDETTVGKEIAEKYGMAGLEVTEEVFESEHSIVFDEAENRMHTIKAVMVATLGN